The following proteins are co-located in the Candidatus Thorarchaeota archaeon genome:
- a CDS encoding 2-oxo acid dehydrogenase subunit E2, which yields MDYIGKYEEQVYPKERVIASDIFDLGMKRHYVSGLAEVDVTEARRILSEQAASGEEKLSFTGWVTKCIAQAVSEHKIVHAMRHGKKHLIVFDDIDVSVLLETNFKDGTIPKPLIVRRAQDKTVSQITNEIRAAQRQKLSDSWEQLGEGSGERIARLARIFPSLPKVFRRIVYRKWKDPFFVKKNLGTVLVSSVGMFARMGGWGLPIGTHPLVFILGGIGRKPGVVEDRIEIRDMLSVTMMFNHDVVDGAPVVRFGQRLADLVQSAFGLR from the coding sequence GCGTCACTACGTGAGTGGACTTGCAGAGGTTGATGTGACGGAGGCGCGGAGAATCCTGTCCGAACAGGCAGCCAGCGGCGAAGAGAAGCTCTCTTTCACAGGGTGGGTGACCAAGTGCATTGCGCAGGCTGTCAGTGAGCATAAGATTGTCCATGCCATGCGACATGGGAAGAAGCACCTCATAGTCTTTGACGACATTGATGTCTCAGTCCTTCTGGAGACGAACTTCAAGGACGGGACTATTCCAAAACCGTTGATAGTCCGGCGCGCACAGGACAAGACGGTCTCACAGATCACGAACGAAATCCGTGCTGCTCAGAGGCAGAAGCTAAGCGACTCGTGGGAACAGCTTGGCGAGGGCTCTGGTGAGCGGATAGCAAGACTTGCGAGGATATTTCCATCGCTGCCCAAGGTCTTCAGACGGATTGTCTACAGAAAGTGGAAGGACCCGTTCTTTGTCAAGAAGAACTTGGGCACCGTGCTGGTCAGCTCTGTTGGGATGTTCGCGAGGATGGGTGGCTGGGGTCTGCCGATAGGTACTCATCCCCTTGTCTTCATCTTGGGAGGGATTGGGCGAAAACCCGGTGTCGTTGAAGACCGCATTGAGATACGCGATATGCTGAGCGTCACAATGATGTTCAATCACGATGTCGTCGACGGCGCTCCAGTGGTCCGTTTTGGACAGCGACTGGCGGACCTTGTCCAGAGTGCATTTGGTCTCAGATAG
- a CDS encoding lysophospholipase, whose product MSENVVTLDDGHELFYRVWRPQNRPRAALMVSHGYAEHSGRYGNVGTALTAAGYVVYAHDQRGHGKSKGMRAHVESRQHLLDDLVSLLSLVREKEGDNIPVFLLGHSFGSVISVHFAAEYQDELKGLILSGAGIRYGDLSNSQLRQIKVAWRLAPKKVMTSEFDPSRLSHDQDVISAYKSDPLVFAGSASLGLLRAMTGLMESIRKKAATLRIPVLIQKGGGDVVVLGERELHDSMTSTQDKTLKVYEGLFHEIYNETADRRKEVLDDLVAWLDKHL is encoded by the coding sequence ATGAGCGAGAATGTCGTTACACTGGACGATGGACATGAGCTGTTCTACCGAGTGTGGCGGCCTCAGAACAGGCCAAGAGCCGCACTGATGGTGTCTCACGGATATGCTGAGCACTCCGGCAGGTACGGTAACGTTGGTACGGCGTTGACCGCGGCGGGATACGTTGTATACGCCCATGACCAGCGTGGACACGGCAAGAGTAAAGGGATGCGAGCACACGTCGAGTCACGCCAGCATCTGCTTGACGACCTTGTCAGTCTCTTGTCATTAGTACGAGAGAAGGAGGGCGACAACATACCAGTGTTCCTGCTTGGCCACTCATTCGGTTCCGTCATATCAGTCCACTTCGCTGCAGAGTACCAAGACGAACTCAAGGGGCTCATACTGTCCGGAGCTGGCATCAGATATGGGGACTTGAGCAACTCACAGCTGCGGCAGATAAAGGTCGCCTGGAGGTTGGCACCAAAGAAAGTCATGACCTCTGAATTCGACCCATCACGTCTCTCACACGACCAGGATGTGATCAGTGCTTACAAGTCAGACCCTTTGGTCTTTGCAGGTTCGGCCTCGCTCGGTCTGCTACGGGCGATGACTGGATTGATGGAGAGTATTCGGAAGAAGGCAGCGACACTGAGGATTCCAGTTCTCATTCAGAAGGGTGGTGGCGATGTTGTCGTCTTGGGCGAGAGAGAGCTACATGACAGCATGACGTCCACACAGGACAAGACCCTCAAGGTCTACGAGGGGTTGTTTCACGAGATATACAACGAGACTGCCGACCGAAGGAAGGAAGTGCTCGACGACCTCGTCGCTTGGCTCGACAAGCACCTGTAG